Proteins encoded by one window of Dioscorea cayenensis subsp. rotundata cultivar TDr96_F1 chromosome 20, TDr96_F1_v2_PseudoChromosome.rev07_lg8_w22 25.fasta, whole genome shotgun sequence:
- the LOC120251341 gene encoding uncharacterized protein LOC120251341, whose amino-acid sequence MIICPCIKCVNIHWQTRETVVEHLVCDGILQGCTCWFFHGERVPSPIHEPTNTFTALSSSNPHFQTSRTRPDSLEELLQDAFNIHQVDNEGLPYTADEFNVEVNDEGETPIEVDERPSKEAAKFYKLLEDMNDKLYEESQHSRLYFSIRLFHLKCMYGMTAKGLDHLIEFLKEFFPSAAIPESSRESKKIIKDLGLGYEKIHSCPNDCMIYWEHNEGQQSCHICGRSRWVSTDSGERLNEDNEVVHKRPAKVLRYFPLIPRLQRLFMSTRTSADMIWHANGRPNDGLLRHPADAEAWKSFDARYPDFACDPRNVRLGLSSDGFNPFKLLSTSYSTWPVVLIPYNLPPWIGMKQTSFLLSMIIPGDKGPGNDIDIYLQPLIKELKQLWVGVETYDASVRRNFNMRAVLLWTINDFPAYANLSGWNTKGKYACPCCAAETSSQWLTDGQKFCYMAHRRWLEHNHPYRSQKHLFDGNVEMRRAPSVTTGYDILLMLKEMQFSYGKHGKSKIKKSNNNNSSKKRPRQLSNIDLDTDDDEIQEEESTEASLWKKRSIFFDLPYWQHNLLRHNLDVMHIEKNT is encoded by the exons ATGATCATTTGCCCTTGCATAAAGTGTGTGAATATCCATTGGCAAACACGTGAAACAGTGGTTGAACATTTAGTTTGTGACGGCATTCTACAAGGTTGCACATGTTGGTTTTTTCATGGAGAGCGTGTACCGTCACCTATCCATGAGCCAACAAACACATTTACAGCTCTATCAAGCTCCAATCCTCACTTCCAAACTTCTCGTACAAGACCAGATAGTTTGGAAGAATTATTGCAGGATGCTTTCAACATCCATCAAGTTGATAACGAGGGCCTACCATATACTGCAGATGAATTCAATGTTGAGGTGAATGATGAAGGTGAAACCCCTATAGAAGTTGATGAACGGCCTTCTAAAGAAGCGGCAAAGTTTTAcaagttgcttgaagatatgAATGACAAACTTTATGAGGAATCGCAGCATTCTAGATTGTATTTTTCCATTCGACTTTTCCATTTGAAATGCATGTATGGGATGACTGCTAAAGGCCTTGACcacttgattgaatttttaaaagaattttttcccTCAGCGGCTATTCCTGAAAGTAGTCGTGAGTCGAAGAAAATTATTAAGGATTTGGGTCTAgggtatgaaaaaattcatagttgtCCAAATGACTGCATGATATATTGGGAGCATAATGAAGGTCAGCAATCTTGTCATATTTGTGGTCGTTCTCGCTGGGTGTCCACTGATTCTGGTGAACGTTTGAATGAAGACAATGAAGTGGTCCACAAGAGACCTGCGAAGGTTTTACGGTATTTTCCATTAATACCACGACTGCAGAGACTTTTCATGTCGACTAGGACTTCTGCTGATATGATCTGGCATGCTAATGGTCGGCCCAATGATGGACTGTTACGACACCCTGCTGATGCTGAGgcatggaaatcatttgatgCAAGATATCCTGACTTCGCTTGTGATCCTAGAAATGTGAGGCTTGGTCTTTCTTCGGATGGGTTTAACCCATTCAAATTATTAAGTACTTCTTACAGCACTTGGCCAGTGGTGTTGATCCCTTATAACTTGCCACCGTGGATTGGGATGAAAcaaacttcttttcttttgtcaatgATTATTCCTGGGGACAAAGGGCCTGGAAACGATATTGACATATACTTACAACCTCTTATTAAAGAGTTAAAGCAATTATGGGTTGGTGTAGAGACATACGATGCATCTGTAAGGAGAAATTTCAATATGCGGGCTGTCTTGTTATGGACTATTAATGATTTCCCTGCTTACGCAAATTTATCAGGTTGGAACACTAAAGGGAAATATGCTTGTCCTTGTTGTGCTGCAGAAACTTCATCACAATGGTTAACTGATGGCCAGAAGTTTTGTTATATGGCACATCGGCGATGGCTAGAACATAATCATCCATACAGATCTCAGAAACATCTGTTTGATGGTAATGTAGAGATGCGTCGAGCTCCTTCAGTTACTACTggatatgatattttattaatgttgaaaGAGATGCAATTTTCTTATGGAAAGCATggcaaaagcaaaataaaaaaatcaaacaataataactCTTCGAAGAAAAGACCACGGCAATTATCCAATATTGACTTGGatactgatgatgatgaaataCAGGAAGAGGAATCAACTGAAGCAAGTTTGTGGAAGAAGAGAAGCATATTCTTTGATTTACCATATTGGCAGCACAACCTACTTCGCCACAACTTGGATGTtatgcacattgagaagaat ACTTGA